GCCTTCCAGCAGTTCGGCATCCGCGAACTCGCGCGTACCGGCCAGACGGCCATTGCGCGCGGTGACGTCTGGACGACGGACGTTGAGGAGGAACGGTACGAACGAATGCACGAGAGCTGGCAGACAACGACGAACAATGACTGAGGAAGCCACAATCTACTACGACGAGGACGCACAGCGCAGCCAGATCGAGGACAAGACCGTCGCCGTACTCGGCTACGGCAGCCAGGGCCACGCCCACGCACAGAACCTCGCCGACAGCGGGGTCGAGGTACGGGTCGGCCTGAAGGAGGGCTCGTCCTCCCGGGAGGCCGCCCGCGAGGACGGACTGGAGGTCGGCACGCCCGCGGAGGTCGCGGCGGGTGCGGACATCGTGAGCGTGCTGGTGCCCGACACGGTTCAGCCGACGGTCTACGAGCAGATCGAGGAGGAACTCGAGGCGGGCAACACGCTTCAGTTCGCCCACGGATTCAACATCCACTACAACCAGATCAACCCGCCAGAGGACGTCGACGTGACGATGATCGCGCCCAAGACGCCCGGGCACCTCCTCAGGCGGAACTACGAGAACGACCAGGGCACGCCCGCCCTGCTTGCGATCTACCAGGACGCGACGGGCGAGGCAAAGGAGGAGGCGCTGGCGTACGGCCAGGCGATCGGCTGTACCCGTGCGGGCGTCGTCGAGACCACCTTCCGCGAGGAGACCGAGACCGACCTCTTCGGCGAGCAGGCGGTACTCTGTGGCGGGATCGCGAGCCTGATCAAGCAGGGCTACGAGACGCTCGTCGATGCGGGCTACAGCCCGCAGATGGCGTACTTCGAGTGTCTCAACGAGATGAAGCTGATCGTCGACCTGATGTACGAGGACGGGCTCGGCGGGATGTGGGACTCGGTGAGCGACACGGCCGAATACGGCGGCCTGACGAAGGGCGACGTGATCGTCGACGACCACGCCCGCGAGAACATGGAGGAAGTTCTTCAAGGAGTACAGGACGGGACCTTCGCCCGCGAGTGGATCGCGGAGAACCAGGCCGGCCGGCCGAGCTACACCCAGCTCCGGCAGGCCGAGAAGGACCACGAGATCGAGGCGGTCGGCGCGGAGCTGCGGGCGCTCTTTGCGTGGGCCGAAGACGAAACCGAGGACAAACAGGAGAAAGTGACTGCGGATGACTGACGACACCGATACCAACGCACGGCGGATGAAAGACGTCGACCACACCCACCCCTACGACGACACGAGCGCGGGCGCGCTGTTCGCGCGCGGGCCGGTCGTCGTGGCGGACGGAGGGAGGCGCGAGGCCGGCGAGAGGGACCGAATGAAGGACATCGACCACACCCCGCCGCACGACGACGAGGGCGCGACGCGCGTCTTCGAGCGCGGCGAGGAGTACGACGGGAACGAGGACGTAGTAGAGGAATGAGTCGAGGCACCCTCTACGACAAGGTCTGGGACAGACATACAGTGACCGAACTGCCCACGGGACAGACCCAGCTGTTCGTGGGCCTGCACCTCATCCACGAGGTGACCAGCCCGCAGGCGTTCGGGATGCTCAAGGAGCGCGACCTCGAGGTCGCCTACCCCGAGCGCACCCATGCCACCGTGGATCACATCGTCCCCACCGCGGATCAGTCCCGGCCGTACGGCGACGACGCCGCAGAGGAGATGATGCGCGAGCTCGAAGAGAACGTCCGCGAGGCGGGCATCGAGTTCGATCACCCCGACACTGGCGATCAGGGGATCGTCCACGTCATCGGCCCCGAGCAGGGAATCACCCAGCCGGGGATGACGATCGTCTGTGGGGATTCGCATACGAGCACCCACGGCGCGTTCGGCGCGCTCGCGTTCGGAATCGGCACCAGCCAGATCCGCGACGTACTCGCGACCGGGACCGTCGCGATGGAGAAACAGAAGGTACGCAAGATCGAGGTCACGGGCGAACTCGGTCCCGGCGTCACGGCGAAGGACGTCGTCCTGACGATCATCCGTCGGCTCGGCACGGAAGGCGGCGTCGGCTACGTCTACGAGTACGCCGGCGAGGCCATCGAGAGCCTCGGCATGGAAGGTCGCATGTCGATCTGTAACAT
The sequence above is drawn from the Halalkalicoccus subterraneus genome and encodes:
- the ilvC gene encoding ketol-acid reductoisomerase, whose product is MTEEATIYYDEDAQRSQIEDKTVAVLGYGSQGHAHAQNLADSGVEVRVGLKEGSSSREAAREDGLEVGTPAEVAAGADIVSVLVPDTVQPTVYEQIEEELEAGNTLQFAHGFNIHYNQINPPEDVDVTMIAPKTPGHLLRRNYENDQGTPALLAIYQDATGEAKEEALAYGQAIGCTRAGVVETTFREETETDLFGEQAVLCGGIASLIKQGYETLVDAGYSPQMAYFECLNEMKLIVDLMYEDGLGGMWDSVSDTAEYGGLTKGDVIVDDHARENMEEVLQGVQDGTFAREWIAENQAGRPSYTQLRQAEKDHEIEAVGAELRALFAWAEDETEDKQEKVTADD